One genomic window of Monodelphis domestica isolate mMonDom1 chromosome 1, mMonDom1.pri, whole genome shotgun sequence includes the following:
- the LOC103102267 gene encoding ribonuclease pancreatic A-like: MIPERSLLLSLLTLMVLGLSHHSLAESQEDKFKRQHLDSGTKGNPGKKYCDQMMAKRGMTKRKCKPVNTFLHESYQNIENICHEPNVPCANKNMHNCHKSNHPMKITECHLSGGSKPDKCRCRMNNVKKNVTVACVGKTLKPVHLDPPK; this comes from the coding sequence ATGATTCCAGAGAGGTCACTCCTTTTGTCCCTGCTGACATTGATGGTCCTGGGGCTGAGCCATCATTCCTTAGCTGAGTCCCAAGAAGATAAGTTTAAGAGACAGCATTTGGACTCAGGCACCAAAGGCAATCCTGGGAAAAAATACTGTGACCAGATGATGGCTAAACGGGGCATGACAAAAAGGAAATGCAAGCCAGTCAATACCTTTTTGCATGAATCTTACCAGAACATTGAGAATATTTGCCATGAACCAAATGTGCCATGTGCAAACAAAAATATGCACAATTGTCACAAGAGTAATCACCCCATGAAAATCACTGAGTGCCACCTCTCAGGAGGTTCTAAGCCAGACAAATGCAGATGCCGGATGAACAATGTTAAAAAGAATGTCACCGTGGCTTGTGTAGGGAAGACCTTGAAACCAGTACACCTTGATCCTCCAAAATAG